The Burkholderia pyrrocinia genome has a segment encoding these proteins:
- a CDS encoding DUF962 domain-containing protein yields MKTLEDHLSQYAAYHRDARNIATHLVGIPMIVFAVEVLLSRPAIGMLAGIALSPALLLAVAFAVFYLRLDLRFGIVMTALFALGLWAAQALALLPTAQWLAIGIGAFVVGWIVQFVGHWFEGRKPAFVDDLVGLMVGPLFVVAEVAFFAGLRGDVRREVERRAGPVHGGAHSHV; encoded by the coding sequence ATGAAGACGCTCGAAGACCATCTTTCCCAGTATGCGGCCTACCATCGCGACGCGCGCAACATCGCGACGCATCTGGTCGGCATCCCGATGATCGTGTTCGCGGTCGAGGTGCTGCTGTCGCGGCCGGCGATCGGGATGCTGGCCGGCATCGCGCTGTCGCCGGCACTGCTGCTCGCCGTCGCGTTCGCGGTGTTCTACCTGCGTCTCGACCTGCGGTTCGGGATCGTGATGACCGCGCTGTTCGCGCTCGGCCTGTGGGCCGCACAGGCGCTCGCGCTGCTGCCGACCGCGCAATGGCTCGCGATCGGCATCGGCGCGTTCGTCGTCGGCTGGATCGTGCAGTTCGTCGGGCACTGGTTCGAAGGGCGCAAGCCCGCATTCGTCGACGATCTGGTCGGCCTGATGGTCGGGCCGCTGTTCGTCGTCGCCGAGGTCGCGTTCTTCGCGGGGCTGCGCGGCGACGTGCGCCGCGAAGTCGAGCGGCGGGCCGGGCCCGTGCACGGCGGCGCGCACTCGCATGTCTGA
- a CDS encoding Crp/Fnr family transcriptional regulator: MPSSLAPYLPQIEANPWFAALPPALRADLLGRAALRRLPAGHALFRRGDPPCGLYAVLAGSLTIGAVDPQGKEALLTVAEPVTWFGEIALFDGQPRTHDAIALDDALLLHVPQTALLAILDATPQYWRQFALLMAQKLRLSFLTVESMSVMPAAQRLAARLLMIAEGYGGISAGRTRVRLSQETLASMLSLTRQTTNQLLKALQADGIVRLHVGEIELVDIDALRHASGLGNGTH, from the coding sequence ATGCCTTCGTCGCTCGCCCCCTACCTGCCGCAGATCGAAGCGAACCCGTGGTTCGCCGCGCTGCCGCCCGCGTTGCGCGCGGACCTGCTCGGCCGTGCAGCGCTGCGCCGCCTGCCGGCCGGCCACGCGCTGTTCCGGCGCGGCGACCCGCCGTGCGGGCTGTACGCGGTACTGGCCGGTTCACTCACGATAGGTGCGGTCGACCCGCAGGGCAAGGAAGCACTGCTGACGGTCGCCGAGCCCGTCACGTGGTTCGGCGAAATCGCGCTGTTCGACGGCCAGCCGCGCACGCACGACGCGATCGCGCTCGACGACGCGCTGCTGCTGCACGTGCCGCAAACCGCGCTGCTCGCGATTCTCGACGCGACGCCGCAATACTGGCGGCAGTTCGCGCTGCTGATGGCGCAAAAGCTGCGCCTGAGCTTCCTGACCGTCGAATCGATGAGCGTGATGCCGGCCGCGCAGCGGCTCGCCGCGCGCCTGCTGATGATCGCCGAAGGCTACGGCGGCATCAGCGCCGGGCGCACGCGCGTGCGGCTGTCGCAGGAAACGCTCGCGTCGATGCTGTCGCTGACGCGGCAGACCACCAACCAGTTGCTGAAGGCGCTGCAGGCCGACGGCATCGTGCGGCTGCATGTCGGCGAGATCGAACTCGTCGACATCGACGCGTTGCGCCACGCGAGCGGGCTGGGCAACGGTACGCACTGA